CGACGAACGCGTACAGATTCAACCGTCCTCGGGCCCGATCGGATCGCACGACAGCCAGCGGCCCAGCCACGGCGCGTAGTACCGCTGGGGGTAGGCGTCGAGGCCGGTGGCGCGGTCGCGCTCCTTGCCGGCATAGCGGACGTCGCGCCGGGCGACCTCGCGGACGTCGTCGCCGGCGATGAACGCGCTGCCGCCGTGGGGCAGGTACTCCTCGTACGAGATCAGCGCGCCGGCGGCGTCGAGCTCGAGCGCGGTCGAGCCCTGCGGCGTCGTCAGGTGGTAGCGCACGCGGGCGGGGCCGATGGCGTCCACCTCCGCCGCGAGCGTGTCCACGACGTGCCGGTCGACGACCGCGACCGGCGCTCGCCGTCGGCGACGTGCGTGGTCCAGCGCTCGAGCACGATGGTCGCACCGCGCCGCACCCGGACGCGCTCCTGCCCGCCGTCGAGGTACAGCACCTCGCGGGTCTCGATCACCGGATCCGTCCCGCCGACCACCAGCCGCGTGGCGACCTTCCGCACCCGCAGCCGATCCGCGCCGTACGCGTAGCGCTCACCGTCGTCGACCGGCCCGCCGGCGCGCTCGACGGTCACGGCCTCAGTCAGGCACCGCGCCAGCTCCAGGCCATCCGGCGCAGGTGCGCCAGCGCCACCATGTTGCCCGCGGCGTCGAACATCGCCTCCGGGTCCACCACCGGCACTCCATTGACATCGAGCGCCGCGGTCGCGCGGTTCGAGCCGCTCGCGACCCAGTAGTCGGTCGACCAGCTCGCGGTCGCGCCGGCGTGCTGCATCCGCGTCAGGTTGCCCGACGGGTCGTACGTGAACAGCTGCGTGTAGCGCTCGAGCGCAGCGCCGTTGTTGAGCGACAGGTGCCGCGCGCCGCCGATGGTCCCGGCGGTGCCGGGGATGTAGTCGTGCGGCAAGAGCGCCTGGTGCACGCGCCCGGTCGCCTCGACCAGCCGTCCGTGCGCGTCGTACCGGAAGTCGCGCCGCGCGCTCACCGCCGCCGGCACCAGCGCCGTCGCGCCCTCCTGCGCCAGGTCGAGCGCCCGCGTCACCCGCCCGTCGGCGTCGTACGTGAACCGCAGGCCCTGCAGCGCCTGGCCCGCCCGCGTCGCGTCCTGCGCCACCAGCCGCCCGCTCGCCGGATCGTACGCCCACGTCTGGCCCACGCCGTTGCCCAGGGTCGCCGCCGCCACTCGCCCGTGCGCGTCGCGCGCCAGCCCGTCGACGATCGGCACGTCGACCAGCGCCCCGTCCGGCGTCGTCACCCGCACGCTCGCGAGCGCGCCGCCCGGGTGGTACCCATCCCGCCGCTCGGTCCCGTCGACCAGCCGCGTCCACACCCCGCGCCCCAGCGCGTCGGTCTGCGCCGCCGCTGTCAGCACCTCGGCCTCGAGCGCCACCGCCCCGCGCCAGTCGGGGGTGTCGTCGAGATCGACGCGCAGCTGTCGCTCGGTGGTCCGCACGGCGCCCGCCGGATCATACGCCACCGTCCGCACCTCGCCCGCCCCGTCGCGCACCCGCACCGCCCGCCCCAGCCGGTTGGCGGCCTTCGCGGACGCCAGGTCCGCGTCGGCGTCGCCGTAGCTGATCTCCTCGACCTGCGCGTCGAGCGCCGCGCCGTCGCGCACGATCGTCGCCACCGGTCGATCTGCGACATCGAAGCTGCGCTCGACCTCGAACCCGCGCCCGTCCCAGGTCCACACCGGTCGATCGTACGCGTCCGCCAGCGCCCACGTCGGGCCCGCGTCGACGCTGCTCTGCGCCAGCGGTCGCCCCCGCAGGTCGCGCGCGTAGGTGAACGCGGTCAGGCCCCGCGGATCCACCTGCGCCACCACCTGCCCGCTCGCGTCGGTCACCGACACGACCGCTCGACGCGCGTCGCCGCGCTCGCGTCGCCCACGCACGCGCCGTCGCGGCGTGGCCGCCGGCGCGATCCTCGGCGTCATCGGGCGCCCGCTGCCGCGCCCTCCCGCGCCGCCAGCACCCGCGCGCGAGGCCGCGGGGCGCACGCCCGCCCAAACTACCCCCGGTCCCCCCGGTCCGGTCCGCCCGGTCCGCTAGGCATGTCCGGCATTGTCCGAATTCCGGACA
This genomic interval from Myxococcales bacterium contains the following:
- a CDS encoding RHS repeat protein, which gives rise to MTDASGQVVAQVDPRGLTAFTYARDLRGRPLAQSSVDAGPTWALADAYDRPVWTWDGRGFEVERSFDVADRPVATIVRDGAALDAQVEEISYGDADADLASAKAANRLGRAVRVRDGAGEVRTVAYDPAGAVRTTERQLRVDLDDTPDWRGAVALEAEVLTAAAQTDALGRGVWTRLVDGTERRDGYHPGGALASVRVTTPDGALVDVPIVDGLARDAHGRVAAATLGNGVGQTWAYDPASGRLVAQDATRAGQALQGLRFTYDADGRVTRALDLAQEGATALVPAAVSARRDFRYDAHGRLVEATGRVHQALLPHDYIPGTAGTIGGARHLSLNNGAALERYTQLFTYDPSGNLTRMQHAGATASWSTDYWVASGSNRATAALDVNGVPVVDPEAMFDAAGNMVALAHLRRMAWSWRGA